One Chryseobacterium sp. StRB126 genomic region harbors:
- a CDS encoding Crp/Fnr family transcriptional regulator: MEKNLILKNISRHISLSKDETSYFLSLLKEKKVQKKELIIKHQQPCKDINFVVSGILRAYYMDASGKESTIMFAVSDWWITDMYCFINEKPAMLNIEALEESSILQLSKDNLDKLYGKVPKFERFFRIMMQNAYIREQLRTIENLSLPAEERYYNFLKKYPLAAERVTQKQIASYLGITPEFLSIIKTNKQKSNCS; this comes from the coding sequence ATTTAATTCTAAAAAATATATCCCGTCATATTTCTCTCAGCAAAGATGAAACTTCTTATTTTTTGTCTCTATTGAAAGAAAAAAAAGTTCAGAAAAAAGAATTGATTATAAAGCATCAGCAGCCCTGTAAGGATATCAATTTTGTAGTATCAGGTATTCTACGGGCATATTATATGGATGCCTCAGGAAAAGAATCAACCATCATGTTTGCTGTTTCAGACTGGTGGATTACAGATATGTATTGCTTTATTAATGAAAAACCTGCTATGCTCAATATTGAAGCTCTTGAAGAAAGTTCAATTTTGCAACTTTCTAAAGACAATTTAGATAAGCTTTACGGCAAAGTTCCGAAGTTTGAAAGGTTTTTCAGGATTATGATGCAAAATGCCTATATCAGGGAACAACTCCGGACCATTGAAAATTTATCACTTCCTGCAGAGGAACGGTACTATAATTTTCTTAAAAAGTATCCTCTGGCTGCAGAACGTGTTACCCAGAAGCAGATTGCCTCATATCTCGGTATTACTCCCGAATTTTTAAGCATTATTAAAACAAATAAGCAAAAAAGTAACTGCTCTTAA
- the nudK gene encoding GDP-mannose pyrophosphatase NudK, with amino-acid sequence MQNPDITILKTDILSDNWYTLNKVTFTVRKKDGTTETQSREAYDRGNGAVILLYNKASSTVILTRQFRLPTYINGNASGMLIEACAGLLDNDNPEDCIKRETEEETGYKISKVEKVFEAYMSPGSVTEILHFFIAEYSSEMKMTDGGGLEEEGEHIEVLELPFDEALKMIDTGEMKDAKTIMLLQHLRIKGIL; translated from the coding sequence ATGCAAAATCCTGATATTACTATTTTAAAAACAGATATTTTATCTGACAACTGGTACACTTTAAATAAAGTTACTTTTACAGTCCGCAAAAAAGACGGAACTACGGAAACCCAAAGCAGAGAAGCTTATGACCGTGGAAACGGAGCAGTTATTTTACTGTATAACAAAGCTTCCAGCACAGTTATTCTGACAAGACAGTTCAGATTACCCACTTATATTAACGGAAATGCTTCAGGAATGCTTATTGAAGCCTGTGCCGGACTTTTAGATAATGATAATCCTGAAGATTGTATCAAAAGAGAAACAGAAGAGGAAACAGGATACAAAATTTCCAAAGTGGAAAAGGTATTTGAAGCCTATATGTCTCCAGGTTCTGTAACGGAAATCCTTCACTTTTTCATTGCCGAATATTCTAGTGAGATGAAAATGACTGATGGCGGCGGTCTGGAAGAAGAAGGTGAACATATTGAAGTACTGGAATTGCCTTTTGATGAAGCGCTTAAAATGATTGATACAGGAGAAATGAAGGATGCCAAAACCATTATGCTGTTGCAGCATTTGAGGATTAAGGGGATTTTGTAA
- a CDS encoding NUDIX hydrolase, protein MLILIAGPYRSGTNDNPELIQQNLNNLEAAALPIFRKGHVPIIGEWVALPLMKLAGSNQIGDEAWQEIQYPAAHRILEKCDAILRIEGTSKGADEDVRIAREKGLTIYYNIEDIPYAKS, encoded by the coding sequence ATGCTCATACTTATTGCAGGCCCTTACCGTAGTGGAACCAATGACAATCCTGAATTGATTCAGCAAAACCTTAACAACCTTGAGGCTGCAGCCCTGCCTATTTTTAGAAAAGGACATGTTCCTATTATTGGAGAATGGGTAGCGCTCCCATTGATGAAACTGGCGGGTTCTAACCAAATTGGAGATGAGGCCTGGCAAGAGATACAATACCCGGCCGCTCACCGTATTCTTGAAAAATGTGATGCTATCCTCCGAATTGAAGGCACTTCCAAAGGAGCCGATGAGGATGTAAGAATTGCCAGAGAAAAAGGCCTTACCATTTATTATAATATAGAAGATATTCCCTATGCAAAATCCTGA
- a CDS encoding DUF2750 domain-containing protein: MLQDPITLKNRYKDFIRKVSETEIVYGLKDDKGYATSYSNDLEYEDGEPVQIICFWSDASRAKSCVDREWNRYEASPIPLNEFLENWCLGMNSDGLIVGVDFDRNLFGYEAEPLELVLEIITELQKNGKSLSLRKFNDLEDMENQIKEVLKD; encoded by the coding sequence ATGCTTCAGGACCCAATTACCCTTAAGAACCGCTATAAAGATTTCATCAGAAAAGTAAGCGAGACAGAAATCGTTTATGGCTTAAAAGATGACAAAGGATATGCTACTTCCTACTCCAACGATTTGGAATATGAAGATGGTGAACCTGTACAAATCATCTGCTTCTGGTCTGATGCATCAAGGGCAAAATCGTGTGTAGACAGAGAATGGAACCGTTATGAAGCCTCTCCTATTCCACTTAATGAATTTCTGGAAAACTGGTGCCTGGGCATGAATAGTGATGGGCTGATTGTAGGTGTTGATTTTGACCGCAATCTGTTTGGATATGAAGCTGAACCTTTAGAATTAGTCCTTGAAATCATTACAGAGCTTCAAAAAAATGGAAAATCGTTATCTTTAAGAAAATTCAACGATCTTGAAGATATGGAAAACCAAATCAAAGAAGTATTAAAG